Genomic DNA from Paenibacillus sp. MBLB1832:
GAAGTTTTCCTACGGCTTAAGATTCGAATTGGCGTTCCTTCGAAACCAAATGCAGCACGGATCTTATTGTCCAAATAACGCTCGTAAGAGAAGTGCATGAGCTCAGGCTCATTCACGAAGAGTACAAAGACGGGAGGCTTCACCGCAACTTGTGTCACATAATTGATCCGCAGACGCTTCCCTTTATCTGTTGGCGGCGGGTTATAAGCAACCGCATCGGAAATAACGTCATTGAGCAAATGCGTCTGAACACGCAATGCATGGTTCTCAGCAGCTTGTACGATGACTGGCAGCAACTTATGCAAACGCTGCGTCGTTTTGGCTGAAACAAATACAATCGGCGCGTAGCTCAAAAACAGGAAGTGATCGCGAATCGTCGTTGTGAAATGCTGCATCGTCTTATCATCTTTCTCCACGATATCCCATTTGTTTACGACAATGACAATCGCTTTTCCTGCTTCATGCGCATAACCAGCGATATGCTTATCTTGATCAATGATCCCTTCTTGACCGTCGATGACAACCAACACAACATCCGCACGTTCAATCGCCTTCATCGCGCGCATGACACTGTATTTCTCCGTGTTTTCATACACTTTGCCACGCTTACGCATACCAGCGGTATCGATAATAACGAATTGCTGCCCATCCCGTTCAAAAGGCGTATCAATGGCATCACGCGTTGTTCCCGCGATATCGCTCACAATGACTCGCTCTTCCCCAAGAATCGCGTTCGTCATCGAAGATTTACCAACATTCGGTCGACCGATCAAGGCAAACTTGATGACCTCTTCGCCGTATTCATCATCTTTTTTATCCGGGAATAAATTACAGACGACCTCTAACAGATCACCAATCCCAATACCGTGGGAGCCGGAAATGCCGACAGGATCCCCGAATCCAAGAGAATAGAATTCATAAATATCGTCTTGGCGAGCCAAATTATCTACTTTGTTGACAGCCAATACTACTGGTTTCTTCGAGCGGAATAACAGCTGTGCGACTTCCTCATCAGACGGGGTCACGCCTGCCTTGGCATCTACCATGAACACAATGACATCCGCTTCTTCGATCGCAAGCTCCGCTTGAATACGAACGGATTTCATAATCGTATCATCGCCTTCGATCTCAATCCCGCCTGTATCGATAACACTGAACGATGTGTTTAACCATTCGCCCACTCCATAGAGACGATCACGCGTAACGCCTGGTTTATCTTCTACAATCGCCATGCGATCGCCAACAATTCGATTGAAAATGGTGGACTTTCCGACATTCGGTCGGCCAACAATTGCAAGTACGGGTCTAGCCAATTTACATTCACTCCTTCGAATTCCATGATGTTTCATGGAAAATTACGCAACTTACATCATAACAAAAAAGACACGCCTTGGCTAATCTCTTTTGAGACTTCGAATCCGCTATTCGCGATTGGACCCATTCCGATTCATCCATTGCTTCCACACAGAACGACAACTATTATACGCAAACTGCACCATAATCGTAATCGTTCTTGCGGTAAAGACCGTAAGCCACCATTGATCTTGGAAGCCAGCTAGTCCAAGCATTTGATTCCCATCCACCTTATGAATGCCAGATTGATATAAATCACCTAATAGGTAGCCGATCGAAATAGCACCAATCTGCTCCCAAGCGTTCCGCTGCAAGACGACGGCTACCAGAGCTAGTACAAGGGCCGATTGCCAAGCAGAATTCCGTACGATGAGAATAGGGTCCATCACAAGCAACTGCTCAACTAAAAAATGCAATGACCCCAGCAGAAGTCCAATCGAGAGTAGATGAAGCTTATGGATAAACCCTTGAGTCACATAGAGAATGAGCAGTGCGAGGGCGAGAACAACGAAATAGACGACTTGAATATGTACTTGACGAATCACAACAGTTAACCTCATGCCGATTAACCATGAGACAAAAAAAAGAAGCATACCTTTATGCGAGATACTTCTTATGTATAGCTCCTTCCATCCGCTGGCAAGTAAAATCAGCATAATGCAAAGAAGAATGAGCGACAAATAACCAGCATTCATAATCAAACCACCTAATTTACACAGCGATCTCATCCATCCTTGTTGGATAGGGGCTGCGGATCTTCAGTCCCCCTGCTCCTGGAGAAGAGAAGGGAAAACTGCCTGATCCTTAGTATGGCAATTATTTGATTATTTACTCTGATTGCTTCGCGCTGCGTATGAAGTTAGGTTAATACCGCGAGCCTGACACCACTCAGCTGTCTCCCCCATGATAACCACAGGGCATCCTGACAAAGCTTGGATCGAATTAGCGCCTAGCGCCGTCATAATCAGAATAAGTCCTTGATGAAGCTCTTTCGCGAAGCTGTGAAGGGCATCGGCCCCCTCAGTTTGCAGTACTTTCAGAAAAGCGCCTGCCATCCCAACCGCAGATGCGCCTATGGTTAACGCTTTCGCCGCCTCTATGGCATTCGTAATTCCGCCAGATGCGATGACAGAGCCAGTTGGATATACCGACAGCGC
This window encodes:
- the der gene encoding ribosome biogenesis GTPase Der; the protein is MARPVLAIVGRPNVGKSTIFNRIVGDRMAIVEDKPGVTRDRLYGVGEWLNTSFSVIDTGGIEIEGDDTIMKSVRIQAELAIEEADVIVFMVDAKAGVTPSDEEVAQLLFRSKKPVVLAVNKVDNLARQDDIYEFYSLGFGDPVGISGSHGIGIGDLLEVVCNLFPDKKDDEYGEEVIKFALIGRPNVGKSSMTNAILGEERVIVSDIAGTTRDAIDTPFERDGQQFVIIDTAGMRKRGKVYENTEKYSVMRAMKAIERADVVLVVIDGQEGIIDQDKHIAGYAHEAGKAIVIVVNKWDIVEKDDKTMQHFTTTIRDHFLFLSYAPIVFVSAKTTQRLHKLLPVIVQAAENHALRVQTHLLNDVISDAVAYNPPPTDKGKRLRINYVTQVAVKPPVFVLFVNEPELMHFSYERYLDNKIRAAFGFEGTPIRILSRRKTSDRE
- a CDS encoding YphA family membrane protein: MNAGYLSLILLCIMLILLASGWKELYIRSISHKGMLLFFVSWLIGMRLTVVIRQVHIQVVYFVVLALALLILYVTQGFIHKLHLLSIGLLLGSLHFLVEQLLVMDPILIVRNSAWQSALVLALVAVVLQRNAWEQIGAISIGYLLGDLYQSGIHKVDGNQMLGLAGFQDQWWLTVFTARTITIMVQFAYNSCRSVWKQWMNRNGSNRE